Proteins encoded in a region of the Flammeovirga yaeyamensis genome:
- a CDS encoding SpoVR family protein — protein sequence MDWVLKDLAEWNDKIEEIAQDLGLDYYPQEFEVCDYHDMLGYQSYVGMPSRYPHWSFGKSFEKQNTMYKLGMGGLAYEMVINSNPCLAYLMIDNPLAMQILVMAHVYGHNDFFKNNINFSHTRAEFALETFKLNAERIRSYVETPSIGYQGVEKILDAAHAISFHVDRNQRIVRLSEDQQRQQYFHHLNKEKENWDDLKNEEKEDDFIPALSEDLLLFILENSRFLQSWEKDILRIVREETLYFLPQMETKIMNEGWASFWHYTILHKLNLPPAMHVDFIRSHNQVIRPHVGGLNPYHIGFHLMQHLAGTKNSFEEGINPQIFDIRTIDRDSSFLRRFLTQDLMEELGLFEYEQNNGKVSVSNVSNDFKGWKEVRDTLIKQVGTGSIPIIKVKGVSPLSNALLLVHEFDGRELELGYVSKTMEHISTLWSQFPVHLETQVENQEVTCIYEKGNFRVESNSEEKESA from the coding sequence ATGGATTGGGTATTAAAAGATTTAGCAGAATGGAACGATAAAATTGAAGAAATTGCACAAGACTTGGGTTTGGATTATTATCCACAAGAATTCGAAGTCTGCGATTACCATGATATGTTAGGGTATCAATCGTATGTAGGTATGCCTTCTCGATATCCACACTGGAGTTTTGGAAAATCTTTCGAAAAGCAAAACACCATGTACAAATTAGGTATGGGTGGTTTAGCTTACGAAATGGTGATTAACTCCAATCCTTGCTTGGCTTATCTAATGATTGATAACCCACTAGCCATGCAAATTTTGGTAATGGCCCATGTTTATGGTCATAATGATTTCTTCAAAAACAACATCAACTTCTCTCATACGAGGGCAGAATTTGCCTTGGAAACATTTAAACTTAATGCTGAGAGAATTCGCTCTTATGTAGAAACTCCTAGTATCGGGTATCAAGGAGTAGAAAAAATACTTGATGCTGCCCATGCTATTAGTTTCCATGTGGATAGAAATCAAAGAATTGTCCGATTATCTGAGGATCAACAAAGACAACAGTATTTTCATCACCTAAATAAAGAAAAGGAGAATTGGGATGATTTAAAAAATGAAGAAAAAGAAGATGATTTCATTCCGGCTTTATCCGAAGATCTTTTACTGTTTATTCTAGAGAATAGTCGCTTCCTTCAAAGTTGGGAAAAAGACATTCTTAGAATCGTAAGAGAAGAAACACTTTATTTCCTTCCACAGATGGAAACAAAAATTATGAATGAAGGATGGGCTAGTTTTTGGCATTACACCATTTTACATAAGCTGAACCTCCCTCCTGCGATGCATGTTGACTTTATCCGTTCCCATAATCAAGTAATAAGACCACATGTGGGAGGTTTAAATCCTTATCATATTGGTTTTCATTTGATGCAACATTTGGCTGGTACGAAGAACTCATTTGAAGAAGGTATCAATCCTCAAATTTTTGATATTAGAACAATAGATAGAGATTCATCATTCTTAAGAAGATTCCTTACTCAGGATCTCATGGAAGAACTCGGTCTTTTTGAATATGAACAAAATAACGGAAAAGTATCTGTTTCGAATGTATCTAATGACTTTAAAGGGTGGAAAGAAGTGAGAGATACTTTGATTAAGCAAGTGGGTACAGGAAGTATTCCGATTATTAAAGTAAAAGGAGTTTCTCCACTTTCCAACGCCTTATTATTGGTTCATGAATTTGACGGCAGAGAATTAGAACTTGGATATGTAAGTAAAACCATGGAACATATCTCTACCTTATGGTCTCAATTCCCTGTACATTTGGAAACACAAGTCGAAAATCAAGAAGTGACTTGTATCTACGAAAAAGGGAACTTTAGAGTAGAGAGTAACTCCGAAGAAAAAGAAAGTGCCTAA